From a single Hippopotamus amphibius kiboko isolate mHipAmp2 chromosome X, mHipAmp2.hap2, whole genome shotgun sequence genomic region:
- the LDOC1 gene encoding protein LDOC1, translated as MVDELVLLLHALLMRHRALSIENSQLMEQLRLLVCERATLLRQVRPPSCPVPFPDTFDGESSRLPEFIVQTASYMLVNENRFCNDAMKVAFLISLLTGEAEEWVVPYIEMDSPILGDYRAFLDEMKQCFGWDDDEEDDDEDEEDDY; from the coding sequence ATGGTGGACgagctggtgctgctgctgcacGCGCTCCTGATGCGGCACCGCGCCTTGAGCATCGAGAACAGCCAGCTCATGGAACAGCTGCGGCTGCTGGTGTGCGAGAGGGCCACCCTACTGCGCCAGGTACGTCCGCCGAGCTGCCCGGTGCCCTTCCCCGACACGTTTGATGGCGAGAGCTCCCGGCTCCCCGAGTTTATCGTGCAGACGGCGTCATACATGCTCGTCAACGAGAACCGATTCTGCAACGACGCCATGAAGGTGGCATTCCTTATCAGCTTGCTCACCGGGGAAGCCGAAGAGTGGGTGGTGCCCTACATTGAGATGGATAGCCCCATCCTAGGCGATTACCGGGCCTTCCTCGATGAGATGAAACAGTGTTTTGGCTGGGATGACGACGAAGAAGACGACGACGAAGATGAAGAAGATGATTACTAG